The segment CCTGCCGTGAGCGGCACGGACGACGTCGGCGCACGGGCCGTGGGCCTGCTGGGACGTGAGCTCCACGGGCACGACGTGACGGTGCGCATCACCGAGGTCGAGGCCTACGGGGGCGTGCTGGACCCCGCGTCGCACGCCTACACCCGGACGGAGCGTTCGGAGATCATGTACGGCCCGCCCTGGCGGCTCTACGTCTACCGGTCCTACGGGATCCACTGGTGCGCGAACGTCGTGACCGGTCCGACGGAGCAGGCCGCCGCGGTGCTGGTGCGGGCCGGCGAGGTCGTCCACGGCACGGACGTGGCGAGACGGCGACGGGGCGAGGTGGCCGATCATCGGCTCGCCCGCGGACCGGGGAACCTGGCCCGGGCCCTGGGCATCAGCGCCGCGGACCTGGGCAGCGACCTGCTGGACCCGTCGTCGGGCGTGCACCTGGGGCCGGAGCGCGGCGTCGAGATCGACGTGGCGCAGGGGCCGCGCGTGGGCGTGGCGAAGGCGGCCGACGTGCCGTGGCGGTTCTGGATCGCGGGGGACCCGACGGTCTCGGCCTACCGGCGTTCCCCGCGTGCCCCGCGGCCGTGATCGAGGACGGTCCTGCCGGGTTCTGCTCGCGTCAGTGACCGAGGCGCTCGAGCAGCCGGTCGAGGGCGACGAAGGCCCCGACGAAGATCGCGCTGACGACGGACCAGCCGGCGTGCGGACGCGCGACGACCTGCGTCCGGGGGAGCGTGGCGACGGGCTGCATGCGGTGAAGCCTGCCACAGGTCCTCGGCATTGGGAAGGAGAAAGGCCCGACTGACCTGGGTCGAAGGTCCCGCGTGCGACCCTCGAGCAGGCCGTCAGGCCCGCCGGTAGCGGCGTTCCGGCCGACCCGCACCGCCGTAGCGCAACCTGACCTGCGCCTGGCCCGTGCCGACGAAGTGCTCGAGGTAGCGACGGGCGGTGACGCGGGCGAGCCCCAGCCGCTCGGCCGCGTCGGTCGCGGACAGGTCGTCGCTCCCGTCGAGCAGCCCCTCCACGAGTCGGGCCGTCTCGCGGCTCAGCCCCTTGGGCAGCGCGGCCGCGCCCGAGGAGGCGCGCGCCGCGCCGAAGGCCCGATCGATCGCCTCCTGGTCGGTCTCCCCGTCGCCGAGAGCGCGCAGTGCGCCTCGCACGCGGTGCAGGCGCTCCACGAGGTCCTGCTGCTCGAACGGCTTGACCACGTACTGCATGGCACCGCCGGCGAGTGCGGCCCGCACCGTGTCGGCCTCCCGCTCGGCCGTCACCATGACGACCCCGGCGCGACTGCCCTCCTCGCGCAGCCGCGCCAGCACCTCGAGTCCGCCCAGGTCGGGGAGGTGGACGTCGAGCAGCACCAGGTCGGGGTCCAGGTCCGCGGCGAGCCGCAACGCCTCCTGGCCGTTGGCGGCGACGCCCACCACCTCGAACCCGTCCGCCAGCTCCACGAACCGGGCGTGCAGACGGGCCACCATGAAGTCGTCGTCGACGACGAGGACCGACGTCACGAGGACTCCCAGGGCAGCACCACGCGGAACAGGCTAGGCCGCGCCTCGTCGATGGTCACCGACCCGCCCCGTCGCTCGCACAGCAGACGCACCAGCGCGAGGCCGATCCCGCGGCCGCCGAGGACCTCCGGCTTCGTCGAGAACCCTCGGACGAACACGGTCTCGCGCAGGTCGCGGGGGACCCCGTCGCCGGAGTCCTCGACCTCGATCACGAGCGCGGTGTCGTCCGCGCGTGCGTCGAGCCGGACGCGGGCCTGGGTCCGGCCCCGGCAGGCGTCGATGGCGTTGTCGACCAGGTTGCCCAGGATCGTCGTCGTGTCGGCCGAGAGGTCGGGAGGCAGCGGCGGGACCTCGCAGTCCGGCGCGATCTCGAGCAGCACGCCCGCCTCGTCGGCCTGGCTGCTCTTGGCGATGAGCAACGCGGCCGTCGCCGGGTCCTCGACGTGGTCGGCGACGTCGCTCTCGCGGTCGGCGCGGACGCCGACGATGCGGGTCACCAGGGCCCGCGCCTCGTCCGGCTCGTCCAGCTCCAGCAGTCCGGAGATCGTGTGCAGCTGGTTCGCGAACTCGTGCGTCTGGGCGCGCAGAGCGTCCGTGATCGACAGGTTGGAACCCAGCTGCTGCTGCACCGCCACGAGCTCGGTGCGGTCGCGCATCGTCACGACGCTGCCGACCCCCTCGTCACGGGTCGCCGCGCGACGTCGGTTCAGCACCAGGACGCGTTGGCCGGTGACCACCACGAGGTCGCTGGCGTCGGCGGGATCGACGAGCAGCTGCGCGAGGTGCGGCTCGAGCCCGAGGTCGCCCACCGAGCGGCCGAGGGAGGCATCGTGCAGCCCGAGCAGCTCCAGGGCCGCGTCGTTGACCATGGTCACCCGGCCGGCCGGGTCGAGACCGAGGACACCCTCGCGGATGCTGTGCAGCAGGGCCTGGCGGTGGTCGGCGAGCCTCGCGAAGTCGCGGGTCCCGAGTCCGCGCGTGCGGCGACGGACGATGCGGGAGACGGCCCAGGACCCCAGGATGCCGAGGCCGGCGCCCACGCCGAGGAACAGCGCGAGGTCCGGTGCCGCGTTGCTGGCCCGTTGCCAGGAGGAGGGGTACGTCTGCTCGACCAGCACGGCTCCGGCGAAGGTCCCCTCGTCGTCGAGGACGGGTGCGTGCCCGGTCAGCACGCGGGCACGGTCGGTCGTCACCGACCCGGTCCAGCCGCGTCCCTCGAGGACCCTGCTGTCGCCGAGCGCGGCGGTCGTCCCGACGAGAGCCGGTCGCGTGGACGCCACCACCTTCCCCCGCCGGTCGACCACGGAGGCCACGTCGGCACCGGAGAGCGAGACCGCCCGGTCGACCGCCGGAGCGAGCTCGCGCGCCGCGTCGGTCGACCCGACCCGGTCCCGCACGACCGCCACGTTGGCGAGGTACTCGGCGGCGGACCGCAGCCGCGCCCCGCGGTCGTCCTCGAAGGACCGGGTGGCCTGCTGGAAGGAGAGCACGCCGACGATCACCAGCACGAGCGCGACGACGGCGAGCTGGAGGACGAGGAACTGACCGGCCAACGTACGTCGACCCGGTCGCGGCGACCACAACGAACACAACCTCCTTTGCGCACCCAATCGTGACGCAGGCCACGTCTGCGTCCATGCTCGGGTCGACCCACCAGGAGGTGTGATGGCCGACACAGGTCAGCGACGACCCGCACGTCGCCCCCGCAGGACACCGGACCGACGCCGCCGCTCGGCGGTCTTCGTGGCCCTCGTGCTCGCGATCGTCACCGCGCTCAGCGGTTGCGGCGTGACGCGCGGCGGCGACGACCCCGACAACCGGCGGCTGCGCATGATGATCCCGAACAGCCCCGGAGGTGGGTACGACCTCACGGGCCGTGCCGCGGCCCAGGTCCTCGAGGAGGACGGCCTCACCGGTCGGTTCGAGATCACCAACGTCATCGGCGCCAGCGGCACCGTCGCCATGCAGCGGCTGCTCAACGAGCGCGGTGCCGACGACCTCATGATGCTCATGGGGCTGGGCGTGGTGGGCGCGACCTACACCAACGACTCGCGTGCTCGCGTCTCCGACGCGACGCCCATCGCGAAGCTCGTCGAGGAGCAGGAGGGACTGCTCGTCCCGGCCGACTCGCCGTTCGAGACCGTCGACGACCTGGTCGAGGCGTGGAAGGCCGACCCGCGGTCCGTGACCGTCGGCGGCGGCTCGTCGCCCGGCGGTCCCGACCACCTGTTCCCGATGCAGCTGGCCCAGGAGCTGGGCATCGACCCGAACGACGTCAACTACATCGCCTACGACGGCGGTGGCCCGCTCACGACCGCCCTCCTGGGCGAGAAGATCCAGGTCGGCACGTCGGGCCTCGGCGAGTTCCAGGGTCAGATCGACGACGGCTCGCTGCGCGTGCTCGCGGTCTCCGGCGACGACCGGCTCGAGGGCATCGACGCCCCGACGCTCACCGAGTCCGGCATCGACCTGGTCTTCACCAACTGGCGCGGGATGCTCGCGCCTCCCGGGATCGACGACGAGACCCGCGCTCTCCTGACCGAGCTGCTCACCGAGATGCACGGCACGAAGGAGTGGCGCGAGGCGCTGAAGCGCAACGGATGGATCGACGCCTTCGCCACGGGCGAGGACTTCGAGACCTTCCTGACGGAGCAGGACGAGCGCGTCGAGTCGACGCTGAAGGAGCTGGGGCTGTCATGACCACCACCCATGAGACGGCGACGGGCCCCGACGGTCCCCGGCTCGTCGACCGTGCCCAGTACGGGCTGGCGGCCTTCCTCGCCGTCGTCGGTGTCGTCGTCGTGGTCGACGCCACGGGCCTGCGACCCGGCTTCGCCGACCAGCCGGTGCAGCCGTCGCTGTTCCCCTACGTGGTCGGCACGGCCCTGGTCGTGCTGGCCGTCGCCCTGGCCGTGGCCACCAGTCGTGGCTCCGTCGCCGAGCCGGAGGGCGGTGAGGACATCGACCTCACCGAGCCCAGCGACTGGGTGACCGTTGCCAAGCTCGCCGGCGTCTTCCTCGCCAACATCCTGCTGATCGGCGTGCTCGGCTGGGCCATCACCGGCGCCATGCTGTTCGCCGGCTGCGCCTGGGCGCTCGGCAGTCGCACGCTCCTCAAGGACGTCGCGATCGGAGCCGCCCTGTCGCTGCTCACCTGGTACGGCTTCTACGTGGGCCTCGGTCTGCCGATCCCGGCCGGTGTCCTGGACGGGGTGCTCTGATGGACATGTTCATGGACGGGCTCGCCAACGCGCTGACGCCCGAGAACCTGCTCTACGCCGTCATCGGCGTGCTGCTCGGCACGATGGTCGGCGTCCTGCCCGGCATCGGCCCGGCGATGACCCTGGCCCTGCTCTTCCCGATCACCTACACGGTGCCGGTCGACAGCGCGCTGATCATGTTCGCCGGCATCTACTACGGCGGCATGTACGGCGGCTCGACGACCTCGATCCTGCTCAACACACCGGGGGAGTCCTCGTCGGTGGTGACGGCCATCGAGGGGAACCAGATGGCCAAGCGCGGCCGGGCCGCGCAGGCACTCGCGACCGCGGCCATCGGGTCGTTCGTCGCCGGCACCATCGCCACCGCCCTGCTCGTGCTGTTCGCGCCGAAGGTCTCCTCCTGGGTCGTCGACCTCGGGGCGCCGTCCTACTTCGCGATCCTGCTGCTGGCCCTGCTCGCCGTCTCCGCGGTGCTCGGCTCGTCGAAGATGCGTGGGTTCATCGCCCTCTTCCTCGGCCTCACGATCGCCCTGGTGGGCACGTCGACCGGACAGGCGCGCCTGACCTTCGGCAGTCCTCTGCTCGCCGACGGGCTCGACGTGGTCGTCGTCGCGGTGGCGATCTTCGCGATCGGCGAGGCCCTGTGGGTCGCGGCGCACCTGCGCCGACGTCCTCTGCAGGTCATTCCCGTCGGCCGTCCCTGGATGGACCGCAAGGACTGGGGCCGCTCGTGGAAGCCGTGGTTGCGCGGCACGGCGTTCGGCTTCCCGTTCGGCGCCCTGCCGGCCGGTGGCGCCGAGGTCCCGACCTTCCTGTCCTACATCACCGAGCGCAAGCTCTCCAAGCACCCGGAGGAGTTCGGCCAGGGCGCCATCGAGGGTGTGGCCGGCCCGGAGGCCGCCAACAACGCGTCGGCGGCCGGCACCATGGTGCCGCTGCTCGCCATCGGCCTGCCGACCACGGCCACGGCCGCGATCATGCTGAACGCCATCCAGTCCTACGGCATCCAGCCCGGACCGCAGCTGTTCGCCAACGAACCAGGGC is part of the Aeromicrobium sp. Leaf245 genome and harbors:
- a CDS encoding response regulator, with the translated sequence MTSVLVVDDDFMVARLHARFVELADGFEVVGVAANGQEALRLAADLDPDLVLLDVHLPDLGGLEVLARLREEGSRAGVVMVTAEREADTVRAALAGGAMQYVVKPFEQQDLVERLHRVRGALRALGDGETDQEAIDRAFGAARASSGAAALPKGLSRETARLVEGLLDGSDDLSATDAAERLGLARVTARRYLEHFVGTGQAQVRLRYGGAGRPERRYRRA
- a CDS encoding tripartite tricarboxylate transporter substrate binding protein; this translates as MADTGQRRPARRPRRTPDRRRRSAVFVALVLAIVTALSGCGVTRGGDDPDNRRLRMMIPNSPGGGYDLTGRAAAQVLEEDGLTGRFEITNVIGASGTVAMQRLLNERGADDLMMLMGLGVVGATYTNDSRARVSDATPIAKLVEEQEGLLVPADSPFETVDDLVEAWKADPRSVTVGGGSSPGGPDHLFPMQLAQELGIDPNDVNYIAYDGGGPLTTALLGEKIQVGTSGLGEFQGQIDDGSLRVLAVSGDDRLEGIDAPTLTESGIDLVFTNWRGMLAPPGIDDETRALLTELLTEMHGTKEWREALKRNGWIDAFATGEDFETFLTEQDERVESTLKELGLS
- a CDS encoding tripartite tricarboxylate transporter permease: MDMFMDGLANALTPENLLYAVIGVLLGTMVGVLPGIGPAMTLALLFPITYTVPVDSALIMFAGIYYGGMYGGSTTSILLNTPGESSSVVTAIEGNQMAKRGRAAQALATAAIGSFVAGTIATALLVLFAPKVSSWVVDLGAPSYFAILLLALLAVSAVLGSSKMRGFIALFLGLTIALVGTSTGQARLTFGSPLLADGLDVVVVAVAIFAIGEALWVAAHLRRRPLQVIPVGRPWMDRKDWGRSWKPWLRGTAFGFPFGALPAGGAEVPTFLSYITERKLSKHPEEFGQGAIEGVAGPEAANNASAAGTMVPLLAIGLPTTATAAIMLNAIQSYGIQPGPQLFANEPGLVWTLLASLFVANTLLLVLNLPLAPVWAKLLRVPRPYLYAGILFFASLGAYSVSFEPFDLALLLVLGFLGVAMRRFGLPVLPLIVGVILGPSLENQLTQALALSGGEVSTLWSEPVAKIVYVVLALALVALAVSTVRGRSARRPEKQEVSA
- a CDS encoding ATP-binding protein, with translation MAGQFLVLQLAVVALVLVIVGVLSFQQATRSFEDDRGARLRSAAEYLANVAVVRDRVGSTDAARELAPAVDRAVSLSGADVASVVDRRGKVVASTRPALVGTTAALGDSRVLEGRGWTGSVTTDRARVLTGHAPVLDDEGTFAGAVLVEQTYPSSWQRASNAAPDLALFLGVGAGLGILGSWAVSRIVRRRTRGLGTRDFARLADHRQALLHSIREGVLGLDPAGRVTMVNDAALELLGLHDASLGRSVGDLGLEPHLAQLLVDPADASDLVVVTGQRVLVLNRRRAATRDEGVGSVVTMRDRTELVAVQQQLGSNLSITDALRAQTHEFANQLHTISGLLELDEPDEARALVTRIVGVRADRESDVADHVEDPATAALLIAKSSQADEAGVLLEIAPDCEVPPLPPDLSADTTTILGNLVDNAIDACRGRTQARVRLDARADDTALVIEVEDSGDGVPRDLRETVFVRGFSTKPEVLGGRGIGLALVRLLCERRGGSVTIDEARPSLFRVVLPWESS
- a CDS encoding DNA-3-methyladenine glycosylase encodes the protein MSGTDDVGARAVGLLGRELHGHDVTVRITEVEAYGGVLDPASHAYTRTERSEIMYGPPWRLYVYRSYGIHWCANVVTGPTEQAAAVLVRAGEVVHGTDVARRRRGEVADHRLARGPGNLARALGISAADLGSDLLDPSSGVHLGPERGVEIDVAQGPRVGVAKAADVPWRFWIAGDPTVSAYRRSPRAPRP
- a CDS encoding tripartite tricarboxylate transporter TctB family protein, giving the protein MTTTHETATGPDGPRLVDRAQYGLAAFLAVVGVVVVVDATGLRPGFADQPVQPSLFPYVVGTALVVLAVALAVATSRGSVAEPEGGEDIDLTEPSDWVTVAKLAGVFLANILLIGVLGWAITGAMLFAGCAWALGSRTLLKDVAIGAALSLLTWYGFYVGLGLPIPAGVLDGVL